One genomic window of Trichlorobacter lovleyi includes the following:
- a CDS encoding response regulator: protein MNNPILLVDDEVNVLSALTRALFDEPYQVTCAKSGEEALTLIATTPFKVVISDERMIGMQGSELLAILKERYPHTLRILLTGHATLEAALKAVNQGEIYRFFTKPWNDTDLKFAIRSAIERYDLEAENRRLLATVKNQAMEIKVLEKRYPGISRVEKDNLGSFVLPDLSEAEIRMMMAECEKEVG from the coding sequence ATGAACAATCCGATCCTGCTGGTTGACGATGAAGTCAATGTGTTATCGGCACTGACCCGTGCCCTTTTTGATGAGCCGTATCAGGTAACCTGTGCCAAAAGTGGTGAAGAGGCCTTGACATTGATCGCTACCACGCCGTTTAAAGTGGTGATCTCCGACGAACGCATGATCGGCATGCAGGGCAGTGAGCTGCTGGCAATCCTGAAAGAACGCTACCCCCATACGCTTAGAATTCTGCTGACCGGACATGCCACCCTTGAGGCGGCCCTGAAGGCGGTTAACCAGGGTGAAATCTATCGCTTTTTTACCAAGCCCTGGAATGACACCGATCTGAAATTTGCCATCCGGTCAGCCATAGAACGTTATGACCTTGAGGCAGAAAACCGGCGTTTGCTGGCAACCGTAAAAAATCAGGCCATGGAGATCAAGGTGCTTGAAAAACGCTACCCCGGTATCAGCCGGGTTGAGAAAGACAACCTGGGCAGTTTTGTGCTGCCGGATCTTTCTGAAGCGGAAATCAGGATGATGATGGCAGAGTGTGAAAAGGAAGTCGGTTGA
- a CDS encoding ATP-binding protein: MRRALIADDHSDNLYFLEVLLKGNGFDTVDTAENGGQALEMARKNRPDLVISDILMPVMDGYALCRELKADPYLKEVPFIFYTATFTTAKDEALALSLGADRFIFKPQEPDTLIQTIRQVLSESRPVVDIPAAEKTILKEYNEALFRKLEKKMADLEQANRDLQQREQELLAAREAADCANRAKMRFLRTMSHELRTPLNIILGALQLSELDQAYDARMTAEAKTALFSMLDMIDNILEASRLESPGANFVQEPLQLEQLATTVSRLFSNAAQSKGLALRLSLADDLQRRIVADGVHLQQILVHLVSNAIKFTEHGSVEVRLKQETGTSADQPLLKIEVQDTGIGIEPDQQQRIFDLFTQLDDSDSRPYGGIGLGLTLTKRLVELMGGTINLQSSVGAGTTITVRLPMAQLP, encoded by the coding sequence ATGAGACGGGCACTGATTGCAGATGACCATAGTGATAACCTCTATTTCCTTGAGGTACTGCTGAAGGGAAACGGTTTTGATACGGTGGATACCGCTGAAAACGGGGGGCAGGCCCTGGAGATGGCCCGGAAAAATCGGCCCGATCTGGTTATCAGTGATATTCTGATGCCGGTCATGGATGGTTATGCCCTCTGCCGTGAGCTGAAGGCTGATCCGTACCTGAAAGAGGTGCCGTTTATTTTCTACACCGCCACCTTTACCACTGCAAAAGATGAGGCCCTGGCCTTGAGTCTGGGGGCGGACAGGTTCATATTCAAGCCCCAGGAACCTGATACCCTGATACAGACCATCCGGCAGGTACTGTCCGAGTCACGCCCGGTGGTTGATATACCGGCAGCTGAGAAAACTATCCTCAAGGAGTACAATGAGGCGTTATTCCGCAAGCTGGAAAAAAAGATGGCGGACCTTGAACAGGCCAACCGGGATTTGCAGCAAAGGGAGCAGGAACTGCTGGCTGCCCGTGAAGCGGCCGACTGTGCCAACCGGGCCAAAATGAGGTTTCTGCGCACCATGAGTCATGAACTGCGTACTCCCCTGAATATTATTCTGGGCGCTTTGCAGCTGAGTGAACTGGATCAGGCCTACGATGCCCGGATGACAGCCGAGGCCAAGACGGCGCTTTTTTCGATGCTGGACATGATTGACAATATCCTGGAAGCATCCCGGCTTGAGTCGCCGGGAGCGAATTTCGTTCAGGAACCGCTTCAGCTGGAGCAACTGGCGACCACGGTGAGCAGGCTGTTTTCAAATGCGGCGCAGAGCAAGGGGCTGGCCTTGCGGTTATCCCTTGCCGATGACCTGCAGCGCCGGATCGTTGCCGATGGGGTACATCTTCAGCAGATCCTGGTGCATCTGGTGAGTAATGCCATCAAATTTACGGAACATGGCAGTGTTGAGGTCCGCCTGAAGCAGGAGACCGGAACATCAGCGGACCAACCGCTGCTCAAGATTGAGGTGCAGGATACCGGTATCGGCATTGAGCCGGATCAACAGCAACGGATCTTTGACCTGTTTACCCAGCTTGACGATTCCGACAGCCGTCCTTACGGCGGTATCGGCCTGGGGCTGACGCTGACCAAGCGGTTGGTTGAACTGATGGGGGGAACCATCAATCTGCAGAGTAGTGTTGGAGCCGGTACAACGATTACGGTACGGCTTCCGATGGCTCAACTGCCGTGA
- a CDS encoding CHASE domain-containing protein: MNPEPSGTAAEQRRRLHWSVPTVVLSGVMITMVLFGLVRQSELASFKTGLESDVALRTDTIINKINDSQLVVIALRSFFTASDEVTRKDFSDFTLPFLQERNEIKALSWNPRITNQQRKHFEDQEGSEQQREQFAITERDSKGGLIAAAVRDAYYPIHYIEPLADNRKALGFDVGSHPVRLAALGQARDTGKPTATERIMLVQDGQPRYSVLVFNPLYAAGMPVTTVAERRQALQGFTVVVLNMEKLLTAALGKTASIGLPFDLLDLSAPKERQLLHHWSARLNGNAAWFSSLIPDLPATTRKFAFCGREWALVMAPNQSYLARNYPLAYWLLLPAGFLLSILLGAYFRILTTQRQALEEQVLKRTSELRTSEARLKELNNNLEERVSERTNQLEAAMQALSVSKEQAETANRAKSIFLANMSHEIRTPLNAVLGFSQIVMRDPALSPDHRHNLQIVNRSGEQLLALVNDVIDVAKIEAGRVALEKTVFDLPALLDQLLEQFRPKAHAVSLQLMHESLGDMPRYITADAEKLRHILTNLLDNALKFTQEGGVSLRSRVCCREGQDWLEIEVQDSGQGISPEDRERIFNAFEQAEAGRIHQGGTGLGLTISRDYARLMGGDLSVTSSPGHGSCFHLVVPVIPVSGEPDLQQQERPNRIKRLRPGQPPCRILVVDDRDTNREILVKMLAPLGCTMLEAVNGQAGLEGFITHKPHLVLMDVVMPVMDGREAIRRIRALPDGKKVPIIAVSASVFEDQLQEVMEAGASAFLRKPLREEELYAKLLSLLPFEFEYVDERGAGDEAAAASPAELDHELAQLPQELCSRLIAAARGLDKTGLQEVIMLFAATAPGLAEQLRSLADSYRFDLIEELVAQRINVEDNAGGQHD; encoded by the coding sequence TGAGGTCACTCGTAAGGACTTTTCCGATTTTACCCTGCCCTTTTTGCAAGAACGTAACGAGATCAAAGCCCTTTCCTGGAATCCCCGTATAACTAATCAGCAGCGGAAACACTTTGAAGATCAAGAGGGTAGCGAACAACAGCGTGAGCAGTTCGCTATCACTGAGCGAGATAGTAAAGGCGGCTTGATTGCAGCAGCTGTTCGTGACGCCTACTATCCGATCCACTATATTGAACCACTGGCTGATAACCGTAAGGCGCTCGGCTTTGATGTGGGGTCGCACCCGGTGCGGCTGGCTGCTCTGGGGCAGGCGCGGGATACCGGCAAGCCAACCGCCACGGAACGGATCATGCTGGTGCAGGATGGCCAACCCAGATACAGCGTGCTGGTCTTCAACCCGCTCTATGCCGCGGGGATGCCGGTTACCACAGTGGCAGAGCGGCGGCAGGCATTGCAGGGATTTACCGTAGTGGTACTGAACATGGAAAAACTGCTTACTGCAGCGCTGGGAAAGACGGCATCAATCGGCCTTCCCTTTGATCTGCTTGACCTTTCAGCCCCTAAAGAACGTCAGTTGCTCCACCATTGGTCAGCACGCCTGAATGGGAATGCTGCATGGTTTTCCAGCCTGATTCCCGATCTCCCTGCCACCACCAGAAAATTTGCTTTTTGCGGACGGGAATGGGCGCTGGTTATGGCCCCCAATCAGTCATATCTGGCCCGTAACTATCCGCTGGCTTACTGGCTGCTGTTGCCGGCAGGCTTCCTGTTAAGTATCCTGCTGGGGGCCTACTTCCGCATTCTGACCACGCAGCGACAGGCGCTTGAGGAACAGGTGCTGAAGCGGACTAGCGAGCTGCGCACAAGCGAGGCACGTCTGAAGGAGTTGAACAACAACCTGGAAGAACGGGTTTCAGAGCGCACCAACCAGCTTGAGGCTGCCATGCAGGCCCTCTCGGTTTCCAAGGAGCAGGCAGAAACTGCCAACCGGGCCAAGAGTATTTTCCTTGCCAACATGAGCCATGAGATCCGTACTCCGCTCAACGCGGTGCTGGGATTCAGTCAGATTGTGATGCGTGATCCGGCGCTCTCGCCGGATCACCGCCATAATCTGCAGATTGTCAACCGTTCGGGAGAGCAGCTTCTGGCCCTGGTCAATGATGTGATTGATGTGGCCAAGATCGAGGCAGGCCGGGTTGCCCTGGAAAAAACCGTTTTTGACCTGCCGGCCTTGCTTGATCAGCTACTGGAGCAGTTCCGCCCCAAGGCGCATGCTGTATCATTACAGCTGATGCATGAGTCGCTTGGTGATATGCCGCGCTATATAACTGCTGATGCGGAAAAGCTCCGCCATATCCTGACCAACCTGCTTGATAACGCCCTGAAGTTTACCCAGGAAGGGGGCGTTTCTCTGCGTAGCCGTGTCTGTTGCCGTGAAGGCCAGGACTGGTTGGAGATTGAGGTGCAGGATAGCGGGCAAGGCATCAGCCCTGAAGACCGTGAGCGGATCTTTAATGCCTTTGAACAGGCGGAGGCGGGTCGAATACATCAAGGCGGCACCGGACTGGGGCTGACCATCAGCCGGGACTATGCCCGTCTGATGGGAGGAGATCTGAGTGTCACCAGCAGTCCTGGACATGGTTCCTGTTTTCATCTGGTCGTACCGGTCATACCGGTCAGCGGAGAACCGGATCTGCAGCAGCAGGAACGGCCGAACCGGATCAAACGGCTAAGGCCGGGACAGCCTCCCTGCAGGATACTGGTAGTTGATGACCGCGACACCAACCGGGAAATCCTGGTCAAGATGCTTGCGCCGCTGGGCTGTACCATGCTTGAGGCAGTGAATGGTCAGGCCGGTCTGGAGGGGTTTATTACCCACAAGCCGCATCTGGTGCTGATGGATGTGGTCATGCCGGTCATGGATGGCCGGGAAGCCATCCGTCGGATCCGTGCGCTGCCTGATGGGAAAAAGGTGCCGATTATTGCCGTCTCGGCCAGCGTGTTCGAGGATCAGCTGCAGGAGGTGATGGAGGCGGGTGCCAGTGCGTTTTTGCGTAAGCCGTTACGTGAGGAGGAGTTGTACGCAAAGCTGCTCTCCCTGCTGCCGTTTGAGTTTGAGTATGTCGATGAACGGGGCGCTGGGGATGAGGCTGCTGCAGCAAGCCCGGCAGAGCTTGATCATGAGCTGGCCCAGTTGCCGCAGGAACTCTGCAGCCGGTTGATTGCCGCCGCCAGAGGCTTGGATAAGACCGGACTGCAGGAGGTGATTATGCTGTTTGCTGCTACGGCGCCAGGTCTTGCGGAACAGCTGCGATCCCTGGCTGACAGCTATCGCTTTGACCTGATTGAAGAGCTTGTCGCGCAGCGGATAAACGTTGAGGACAATGCAGGAGGACAGCATGACTGA
- a CDS encoding response regulator yields the protein MTEQKGTVLIVDDTPANLQLLESILHAQGYAVRAAISGPMALKAIRIQSPDLILLDINMPEMNGFEVCRALKADPQFVGIPVIFVSAAVDTADKLRAFEEGGVDYVTKPFQPLEVLARVATHLELKRHRNHLEELVQDRTRELLLTQDAVIYGLGILAEYRDPETGLHIKRTQLYVKLLAEQLRHHASFQGYFDDTTIRLLYHSAPLHDIGKVGVPDHILLKPGKLTEAEFEQMKQHAVYGREVIDRIAAGMHDDSAASFLRLAGDCAYSHHECWNGTGYNGLSGDAIPVAGRLMALADIYDALTSKRVYKPAFSHERTVEIITEGDGRTVPEQFDPAVLQAFMDLQGSFKQISNAYRDEDTASHLSRSAASGLLSETDKNGACHA from the coding sequence ATGACTGAACAGAAAGGAACTGTTCTGATTGTGGATGATACCCCGGCCAACCTGCAGCTGCTCGAATCAATCCTGCATGCGCAGGGCTATGCGGTACGGGCAGCCATCAGCGGCCCGATGGCGCTTAAGGCGATACGGATTCAGAGCCCTGATCTGATCCTGCTGGATATCAATATGCCGGAGATGAACGGCTTTGAAGTCTGCCGCGCCCTGAAGGCTGATCCGCAATTTGTGGGTATTCCGGTGATTTTTGTGTCGGCTGCGGTGGATACGGCAGACAAGCTGCGTGCCTTTGAAGAGGGTGGGGTGGATTATGTCACCAAACCGTTCCAGCCGCTGGAGGTGCTGGCCAGGGTGGCCACCCACCTGGAGTTGAAGCGACACAGGAACCATCTGGAAGAGCTGGTGCAGGACAGGACCCGTGAGCTGTTGCTGACCCAGGATGCGGTTATCTACGGGCTCGGCATCCTGGCTGAATACCGGGATCCTGAAACCGGTCTGCATATCAAACGGACGCAGCTGTATGTGAAGCTGCTGGCCGAGCAGTTGCGGCATCATGCCAGCTTTCAGGGCTATTTTGACGATACCACGATCCGTCTGTTGTACCATTCTGCACCGTTGCACGACATCGGCAAGGTCGGGGTGCCGGATCATATCCTGCTCAAACCGGGCAAGCTGACCGAGGCTGAGTTTGAACAGATGAAGCAGCATGCCGTGTACGGTCGGGAGGTGATCGATCGGATTGCGGCCGGCATGCATGACGATTCTGCTGCGTCGTTTCTCCGGCTGGCCGGTGACTGTGCCTACAGCCACCATGAGTGCTGGAACGGTACAGGCTACAACGGGCTGAGCGGTGATGCCATACCGGTTGCCGGCCGTTTGATGGCATTGGCTGATATCTATGATGCCTTGACCAGCAAGCGGGTCTACAAACCGGCCTTCAGTCATGAGCGTACCGTTGAGATTATCACTGAAGGGGATGGACGGACCGTGCCGGAACAGTTTGACCCGGCGGTACTGCAGGCCTTCATGGATCTGCAGGGCAGCTTTAAGCAGATATCCAACGCCTACCGGGATGAGGACACTGCATCTCATCTGTCCCGGTCTGCGGCTTCCGGTCTGCTATCGGAAACAGATAAGAACGGAGCCTGCCATGCCTGA
- a CDS encoding response regulator, translated as MSRKILYIEDNEQNLYLVSFLLEKHGYQVCSATDGPQGIAMAAAERPDLILLDIQLPKMDGHSVARALRSNPDLAAIPIVAVTSYAMAGDREKALEAGCSGYIEKPINPDTFRQQVEQHLPQQGVTE; from the coding sequence ATGAGCAGGAAAATACTGTACATAGAAGATAATGAGCAGAACCTGTATCTGGTCAGCTTTCTGCTTGAAAAACATGGCTATCAGGTCTGTTCGGCCACGGACGGGCCGCAGGGGATTGCCATGGCAGCCGCAGAAAGACCTGACCTGATCCTGCTGGATATCCAGCTGCCCAAGATGGATGGCCACAGCGTGGCCCGTGCTCTGCGCAGCAACCCGGATCTTGCGGCCATCCCGATTGTGGCGGTTACCTCCTATGCCATGGCCGGTGATCGGGAAAAGGCACTGGAGGCCGGCTGTAGCGGTTACATTGAAAAACCGATCAATCCTGACACCTTTCGACAACAGGTGGAGCAACATCTTCCGCAGCAAGGAGTAACCGAATGA
- a CDS encoding ATPase, T2SS/T4P/T4SS family: protein MSYSQLFRTTASASRPADDTLELEPQQQRQESFSLLFVDDEDGVLNALRRIFMDENYTILTATSGDKAIRILEERQVHLLITDHRMPGMNGAELLKLVRERWPETIRIMLTGYADVNSIMGAVKEGAVYKFITKPWNDEDLRLTVSLALQQYLLMHENRHLKELARQQQSKIKNYAGLFEENRGMLGDILVKCGLIGQEELALANKQQEQGEFLGDTLIRLKLVTENHLVAALQKSLGVEYLDLRELTIPANVARCLPRELCEQSRLIPVKLDGSQLTIAMADPSDILKCDNISRVTGLKVISVLASSSQVGERLRQVWDTGDLALDEFNDLEPLDEIDIILDEEEKEASVEELIGSSKVPPVIRIVNAIMSEAIRYGASDIHIEAKTKYSVIRYRIDGMLHAKIRIPADLHAAVISRIKILAKMDIAERRRPQDGRITVKAGTRIVDLRVSSLPTINGEKVVMRILDKSSAIKRMEELGVLADDLNKITIISKKPQGVIIATGPTGSGKTTMLYSLLAAMMNPSKNFETIEEPVEYYLEEANQVSIHEKIGLSFAQVLRATLRQDPDVILVGEMRDFDTADTAFKAALTGHMVLSTLHTNSAIASITRLIDMGIKPYILASALEGIIAQRLVRRICENCREETAPDPEQSALLRVPEGLFNGTTFRGAGCVRCNNTGYKGRLGIYEIFLMSDEYRQLIGTSYKESEIQAIARVNGMRSLLEDGLEKVRQGLTTMEEILRVVGPAVRMERQCDHCGKLMESRHLFCPHCGAFRQNCCKSCHQSLEDEWLICPACGTAR from the coding sequence ATGTCCTACTCACAACTCTTTAGAACCACTGCCTCTGCCTCCAGACCGGCCGATGACACCCTGGAACTGGAACCCCAACAGCAGCGTCAGGAGTCATTTAGCCTGCTGTTTGTGGATGACGAAGACGGGGTGTTGAATGCCCTGCGCCGGATCTTCATGGATGAGAACTACACGATCCTGACAGCCACTAGCGGTGACAAGGCGATCAGGATACTGGAGGAGCGGCAGGTCCACCTGCTGATCACAGACCACCGCATGCCCGGTATGAACGGGGCAGAGCTGTTGAAGCTGGTACGGGAACGCTGGCCGGAGACAATCCGGATCATGCTGACCGGCTATGCCGATGTCAACTCCATCATGGGGGCGGTCAAAGAGGGGGCGGTCTACAAATTCATTACCAAGCCCTGGAACGATGAAGACCTGCGGCTGACTGTGTCACTGGCATTGCAGCAGTACCTGCTGATGCATGAGAACCGCCACCTGAAGGAACTGGCCCGCCAGCAGCAGAGCAAAATCAAGAACTACGCCGGGCTGTTTGAAGAGAATCGGGGCATGCTGGGTGATATCCTGGTCAAGTGCGGCCTGATTGGTCAGGAGGAGCTGGCCCTGGCCAATAAACAGCAGGAACAGGGGGAGTTCCTGGGTGATACCCTGATCAGGCTGAAGCTCGTGACCGAGAATCACCTGGTTGCAGCGCTGCAGAAGTCGCTGGGGGTGGAGTATCTGGATCTGAGGGAACTGACGATTCCGGCCAATGTGGCGCGTTGTCTACCGCGGGAACTGTGTGAGCAGAGCCGTCTGATACCGGTCAAACTGGATGGCAGCCAGTTGACGATTGCTATGGCGGATCCGTCCGATATCCTTAAATGCGATAATATTTCGCGGGTTACCGGACTGAAGGTGATCAGTGTACTGGCTTCTTCCAGCCAGGTCGGTGAGCGTTTGCGGCAGGTCTGGGATACTGGTGATCTGGCACTAGATGAATTCAATGATCTGGAACCGCTGGACGAGATTGATATCATTCTGGATGAAGAAGAAAAAGAGGCATCGGTCGAGGAGTTGATCGGCTCATCCAAGGTGCCTCCGGTCATCAGAATTGTGAATGCAATCATGTCCGAGGCGATCCGGTATGGTGCCAGTGATATCCATATTGAGGCCAAGACCAAATATTCAGTCATACGGTACCGGATTGACGGCATGCTGCATGCCAAGATCAGGATCCCGGCCGACCTGCACGCTGCCGTTATTTCGCGGATCAAGATACTGGCCAAGATGGATATTGCCGAGCGCAGACGTCCGCAGGATGGCAGGATTACGGTTAAGGCCGGAACCAGGATCGTTGACCTGCGGGTTTCGTCACTGCCCACCATCAATGGCGAGAAGGTTGTGATGCGGATTCTGGACAAAAGTTCCGCCATCAAACGGATGGAAGAACTGGGGGTTCTGGCGGATGACCTGAACAAGATTACGATCATCAGCAAAAAACCGCAGGGGGTGATTATCGCCACCGGTCCGACCGGCAGTGGCAAGACCACCATGCTCTATTCTCTGCTGGCCGCCATGATGAATCCCAGCAAGAACTTTGAGACCATTGAAGAGCCGGTGGAGTATTATCTGGAAGAGGCCAACCAGGTCTCGATTCATGAAAAAATCGGGCTTTCCTTTGCCCAGGTCTTACGGGCCACCCTGCGACAGGACCCGGATGTGATTCTGGTAGGGGAGATGCGCGATTTCGATACCGCCGATACCGCCTTCAAGGCTGCCTTAACCGGTCATATGGTGCTCTCAACCCTGCACACCAACAGTGCCATTGCCTCCATCACCCGCCTGATAGATATGGGTATCAAACCCTATATCCTGGCCTCTGCCCTGGAGGGTATCATTGCCCAGCGACTGGTGCGGCGGATCTGTGAAAACTGCCGGGAAGAGACCGCTCCTGACCCGGAGCAGTCTGCGCTGCTGCGGGTTCCGGAAGGCCTTTTTAATGGCACAACCTTCCGTGGCGCAGGGTGCGTCCGCTGCAACAACACCGGCTATAAAGGCCGCCTGGGAATCTATGAGATCTTTCTGATGAGTGATGAGTATCGCCAGCTGATCGGCACCAGTTACAAGGAGTCGGAGATCCAGGCCATCGCCCGTGTCAACGGCATGCGCAGCCTGCTGGAGGATGGCCTGGAAAAGGTCCGCCAGGGCCTGACCACCATGGAAGAGATCCTGCGGGTGGTGGGACCGGCTGTGCGGATGGAGCGACAGTGCGATCATTGCGGCAAGCTGATGGAATCACGGCACCTGTTCTGTCCCCATTGTGGCGCGTTCCGGCAGAATTGCTGCAAATCATGTCATCAGTCTCTTGAGGATGAATGGCTGATCTGCCCGGCTTGCGGTACGGCACGTTGA
- a CDS encoding hybrid sensor histidine kinase/response regulator has protein sequence MPENRGTILVVDDTPANLQLLESILQEKGYQVRAAISGQMALKAVRHQPPDIILLDINMPEMNGFEVCRALKGDQQHAGIPVIFVSAAVDTADKLHAFEEGGVDYVTKPFQPLEVLARVETHLALARAKITLERQNSALEQALLERTRMQEQLLEAKERAEAADRIKSAFLATMSHELRTPLNSIIGFTGLLLQELAGPLNAEQAKQLGMVKNSAQHLLSLISDVLDISKIEAGQLTVVAEPFNLTEVIRSVVQTVRPLAEKKGLQLALELADDPVSITGDQRRVEQVLLNLLSNAVKFTEQGTVKVTSVREGNSCLTTVTDTGIGIQPEDLPALFRPFHQIDTGLSRRYEGTGLGLSICKKLVELMGGTILVESIPGAGSCFGFTLPVEGAAA, from the coding sequence ATGCCTGAAAACAGAGGGACTATTCTGGTGGTGGATGACACTCCGGCCAACCTGCAGCTGCTGGAGTCGATTCTGCAGGAAAAGGGGTATCAGGTCCGGGCTGCCATCAGCGGCCAGATGGCGCTCAAGGCAGTCAGGCATCAACCTCCCGATATCATTCTGCTGGATATCAATATGCCGGAGATGAACGGTTTTGAGGTCTGTCGTGCCTTGAAGGGCGATCAGCAACACGCCGGTATTCCGGTGATTTTCGTGTCGGCAGCAGTGGACACGGCAGACAAATTGCACGCCTTTGAAGAGGGTGGGGTGGACTATGTTACCAAGCCGTTCCAGCCGCTTGAGGTGCTGGCGCGGGTGGAGACCCATCTTGCGCTGGCCAGGGCAAAAATAACTCTGGAACGGCAAAACAGTGCTTTGGAACAGGCATTGCTGGAGCGGACACGGATGCAGGAACAGCTGCTTGAGGCCAAGGAACGGGCCGAGGCAGCGGACCGGATCAAGTCTGCCTTTCTGGCCACCATGTCCCATGAGCTGCGTACCCCGCTGAACTCCATCATCGGCTTTACCGGTCTGCTGCTGCAGGAACTGGCGGGTCCGCTTAATGCCGAACAGGCCAAGCAGCTGGGCATGGTCAAGAACAGTGCCCAGCATCTGCTCTCTCTGATCAGTGATGTGCTGGATATCTCCAAGATTGAGGCCGGCCAGTTAACGGTGGTGGCAGAGCCGTTCAATCTGACGGAGGTAATCAGGAGTGTGGTCCAGACCGTTCGCCCCCTGGCTGAGAAAAAGGGGCTGCAGCTGGCGCTGGAACTGGCTGATGATCCGGTCAGCATAACCGGAGATCAGCGCAGGGTGGAACAGGTACTTTTGAATCTGCTGTCCAATGCGGTCAAGTTTACGGAACAGGGGACGGTCAAAGTGACCTCTGTTCGAGAGGGAAACAGCTGTCTGACTACGGTAACCGACACCGGTATCGGTATTCAACCCGAGGATCTGCCTGCTCTGTTCAGGCCGTTTCATCAGATTGATACCGGTCTGAGCCGAAGATACGAGGGCACCGGGCTGGGGCTTTCCATTTGCAAAAAACTGGTTGAACTGATGGGGGGCACCATCCTGGTGGAAAGCATACCGGGGGCAGGTAGTTGTTTCGGCTTTACACTTCCGGTTGAAGGGGCTGCTGCATGA